Genomic DNA from Elgaria multicarinata webbii isolate HBS135686 ecotype San Diego chromosome 2, rElgMul1.1.pri, whole genome shotgun sequence:
aaatcaggAAATCAATGTTTACTTTAATGTCCCATCTATTCATTAACATTTAAGTCTTGTTTTTAGAATGCACAATATACAAATTGTAAGGATGAAGCCAAAGTGGAAGAACAGGAATGTTTTTCATAGTAAAGATTCAGAGATTATTCACAGTGCAGTTAAAACCATTGTTGCTGGAGTGACAAAAATTACCACCCCCACAGAAATAAAAAGTAGAAACAGAGCTCCACCAGTTTCCTTTCTCAACATCCGTTGTTCATGTTCACCCTCACAGAaggccattttacagatgggcatCTGAGTTTGCAACAGCTATTTTCCCCAGAAGACCATACAACGAGTCCATAGTAGAGATGGAACTTGTATTTTATTATGAACTGcttaaggattttaatatattaagtggtGTAAAAGTATAATATATAAACAAAAGCTTCCAGGACCCAAGTCCACTTGACCACAATTCATATAATGGGCTACATCCAACACTGTGTGAGTAAATCTCTTCTCAACTTCTCCTCCCCACTACACTCCCCCAAAGTCTTCTCCAGAGGGTTCCCCAATCCTCCAtattggggtgggaggtgggactACAGGAGGGAAAGAAAAGCTGCCCTGCTGGTCAATGCCATCTCATCAGCAGGAAGACACAATTGGATTTCACTCACTAATACACTTTGTTTCACAACATGCTGTAATAAGAATACATCATTTGAAATATCTTTCGAAAGCATCAACCTCTTTATGTTTATTAACCCAAAACATCTTAGGGCCAAAGTATACATGCTCAAGATGTCTATGATCAAATCTCCCAATATTATTTTTAGAGCTTTAAAAGCAGCCACAAGCCCTGAAAATTTGATAGGGACAGCAGCACTGAGGTGgcgtttaaccctttccctcaaAATAGAAGCAATTAGTCCTATTGGGGGAAAGATAAACAGGTGTCTTTTCCCCCCAGCAGGACTAACAGCTTTTGCAGAGAGGATTTTGGGAAGATAGGGTTAAATATTCACTCCCCTAATGTTTCTGCTgagatctattttatttatttatttaaaacatttgtataccacccttcATCCAAGAGATGAAGTGGTAAACAGCAATGATAAAATGAGGAAGCAACTAAAAACAGGCCTTAGTAACATCCTACTATATTTCAGAATGTATCcttgggacagagagagagagagagagagtgtaggGGGAGAATAAGATACACTGTCAAATGTTTAAAACTggtttaatttcattttcaagTTAGAGAAATGTGAAGGTACTATTGCTATGGGGAGGGGTAATGGAATAATTGACAAAGCAAGGGTAAGATTCACACAAGGTAGAATATTCACTGAAGTCAGGGTCTGGCTGCTAAAGGTAAAGATTAGGAGTGTACCAACTGCCAAAACACAGAATGGATAGAAACTGGCAGCTTAATGTTAGAATGCAGGTCAAGATATGAAAAGCTTAGTCTGTAACCGTAAACACACTTGTCTGGAAGTAAGCataattgaacttaatgggagtTACATCTGAATAGGCAGGcctagaattgtgctgttaattaTACGGAGCAGCTTAGAGTCAGGTTTGTCGTTAATACCTTGTTGGCACTCCTGGTGTCAAAACCTAGGAATAAACATTAAAACTGAGGACTGCTGGAGAAAAAGTTATATGATTCCAGAGAGAAGGGGATAGTCATTAATAGCGAGCtacaagtgcaatcctatatatgcctgctAAGAAGTAAGCCTTGAGTTCAATTATACTTGTTCCCAGGacaatctgcataggattgcaggtttaATCTAAAATCAATGAAACAATAAAGCACCAAGCAGGAAGGATGATTCggacaaacttttttaaaaaatgaaggtacATTAACCTGTTATATGGTCTGGCATAGTCAGTGACAACTATAAATAATCTAGCCAGGAAACTGACAAAAATAGGAGGCGGGGGAAGCAGAGGTTTGTGTAAATACTAAGTCTTACTTCTTTTCAGACTTTTTTAAGCACACTTCACTTAATAGCAAACAAGTCCTTGAGAGTAACACGCAAAGAGGATTGTTGGTAAACTTGCAAATGCTGGTGCTTCCAGAAGTAGACAAAAGCAACTGTCCATACGAGAGCTAGATTAGTTCTCAGGAGATGAGTGTGTCTTAGTATCATAGTCCTCCAGGCAATACTTTTTTGTCTAACTTGGACGCTGGAACATCTCTCTGCTTTGGACACTGGAACATCTCTGCTAAGAAATGTCAGGATTTTCTGCCTGAACCACAAAACTATAGGAGGCAACATTGCTAGCATCCTTTCACAGCAAAGAGAGAAAGGTATTTTACAAAGGCTTTATTTCAATGAGGTGAATTATGCTGTATTTAAGCTTTCAGAAGGAGAACGACAGAATcttttactttttgaagtaaaGAGATAAGTTCAGAACAATCTAGAGATAACACTGGATTCCATAGTGGAGCCTCTGGATCACTGTGAACATTTGAACAATCCTTCCCGGGGTGGGGGTGTACACATTTGAAAGTCTTCCAAAGCCTGTTTTTTTCGTCAGTATCAGGGTTTCTCCCCTGTTAACAAACATTCAGTGCAAATCCTGACAATCCTTTTCAAGTTCGTGCTCTTGTCACCAGATAATAGAGGATGAAGAAGACAACAATCAGTCCAGCAGAGACATAACAGAGAAGTTTTCGATTGTCCCTTCCTGACCGAGTCATAGTGGAGAAACGCTTCACACTCCCCGTCAGAAGGCCTGTCACACTCATGAAATCAGAGTCCTAAGTTAAAGAGAAGGTAAAATAAGATATCAAGAAGACATGGCTTTTTGAAACAGATAGTTCCTATATTCTTAAGCAGCAAAGGAAATGAGGCTGTAAATCCAGAATTCAagtttttaaattccattttacAGGAACTAGACTACTTCAGACATAGAAAATTCAGTCCCAAATTCCATTTAATGCtgttcaaatatctgaagggcaatTCCTCCCAAatgcagacacatacacacaaattccAAAATAAATACATGAGATAGATTCAAAATTTAACAACAATTTTATAGCACTTATTAGTGTACAAAGTCTGATCTcatttctcctcacaacaacccaatgAGAGATAATTACTTGTCAGATGCCCTACTAGTGACTGAAAAGAAACCTGAACCATAGTTCCCAGTACAGTTCAATGGATAGAGCAAGAATGCAAGACGACCTAAGTTGTTACATGCACAACATTACAAACATGTATTTTGCTGTATGCATGTGAGCTGACTGGCTTTGGCTTCCCAGAATGAGAATATATCACAAAATTCTTGTTAGTACAAAACTAACTCATATTGAACTCATCTAAAACAATTTTTGGTGTATACTTTGTTTGAAGTGTAGTGATCAACTATAGCTAGCTAGCTGGTACCCAAAGGCTTCCTAATACTGGAATTGTAAATTGACCTTTCCTGAGCATTTTCAATTTCTTAACACTGATCTTACTGTACAAAATTATTTTACAGTCATTAGATATTGGGTCACTAAATACCAGGGGAGCATCCAGATGGGGGTTCTCAATCACAAAACACTGTagatattccatcttttctttcttaatgaatTTCAGGAAAATGTGTGCCCACACAGGCATCATCGAAAGAAGGCCAACAGGTTCAAGCTTGATGCCTCTTGGTAAAGAGAAGCGTGCATGTGCCCTCATGAGCTCAGTAGCAGATTAAACTCTCTGGAATAAGGACAGAAACCACTTATACTACCAGGACTACAGGACGTGGAGTAGATTTTCTTTCCTCACAGTGTGTGATGGGTAGAATCTATTCACAGAAACCCTTTTTCATATAAATCAATTGTCCTTCCCTGTATGAGGGTGCATGCGTCTACTGGGCTTCACCAATAATTATTGATGAAGTGCAAATTATTGCTTACCACGCCATCCAGGTAGTGATTTTGATCGTCAACATCTTTGTCAATGTCCAATGCAAGCTTTTCAAAACACAGAAAGAAGTGATCATTATTCattaatgtaattattatttataccccgcctttgaGACCTTCTAGTAATAGAATCCTTTTGATGCAGAAGTAATCAAAATTGCAAAGAAAAGCATCATAAGGCCCTTCCCATTTCCCCAATGATATCATAcagcaaacaacaaaaacaataacacaacagaatgcaaaaaataaaaataaaatcccaatcTCAAAAGCCTTCTGGGGTGCAGAAGTCATCAGCATAGCAAAACAGTGGTGAAAAATCAAGTCGGTTAAGTGATGTACGAACCGATTTTAGCCGGGTGACTTTAGTGGCTAGGTTTTCTGTCATGTGCTTGTTTTCCACATCTAACATATCATCCACAGCACTTGCATTCTGACCTGAAACAAAGATAAGAGTTCCACCACTTGTCAGCTGTACAGCTAAAACACACAGGATACAGGCAAGATTCGTGGGTTATTTTGCAGACTTCCCCCAGCTTACTCTCAGGCAGTTCTCACAGCCATAGGGCACTGCAGCTTCCACACTGCACCAGACTGGGAGAACAAGAAGTGCCTTGGGGAAAAAGGAATGAAGTCCACAACCGTGCCAAAAGCCACCATGGGGAAAGAGAGGCAGCTCCATGAACAGTGCTCCCCATCAACATCTCTGATGTAACACTGTTTGCTTCATTGTGCCCCAGCAACGTACTAGCTACAAGGTGAAACACTGGAAAACTGGGCAACCCTgcatgagagaagaaagaagggCGAAGGTTGCTGTGGTATCGTCGGTAGCCCTTCTTttatttcagccttcctcaacctggggcgctccagatgtgttggactgcatctcccagaacgccccagcagctggggcattctgggagttgtagtccaacacatctggagcgccccaggttgaggaaggctgttttattttCTTGCTGAGTTGCTGTGTCTTTCACAGCTGCCTGACAGAAATCCCTCAAGCAAAGCTGGTCCCACTCCCAGGACCGGCAACTGATATGTAATGGAAAAGCTGtgtccctttattttttaaaccgtCAGGCAACTATAAAAGCCGCAGGAGCCCCCGACAAAGAAAAAAGAGGCAGCCCTAAACCGAGGAGGGGTCGAACAcgaccctcttcctctccctctttccttccttcacaTCCAAAAGGGAAATCCCACCGAGGCGGCAAGACAAGCTGAAGCAGAAGCGCCCATTTCTCCCGAAGGCCGACCAGCTCCAcatcacgccccccccccctcacgccCTCCTTCGGCGTTTCCCCCTCAAGCCTCTGCTGAGCTCTCACCTCGGCCCCAGTCCGCCATGGCTGCTTCCTGCCTCCGTGTCCTGTTCCGCCCATCGAGAGACGGAGAAGGAGCCGACGACGGCGTCGGTGACGATGCGGAAGGCGCGCTCTCTTCGTCCCCACCTCCCGGGCAGAAGGAGGGCTCTCGGCCCGGCTGCGAAAGCGGATAGGTGCTCCTCGGGAGGGAGGGCTGCTTCTGCCTGGCAGGCGAATCGGAGGGGCGTTGCGCGCTGCCGCTGCCGGGGGACGGGCCTTCGCGGGGAAAGGCGGCGAACGTGAAGCGAGCGCCTCAAGCAAATGGGTCCAAGGcgacccttttttctttctttctttctggccttccttccttccctgcccacccTATCCAAGAGGGAAAGCCTGTCGAGGCGGCAGGAAAGCCGATTCGCAAGGCCCCCTTCATCCCAGCGAGGCTTGCTCAGGACGTCCCCACCGACTCCACGGCTTATTGGGTTGGGTGGATTTCCCGCCTCAGGCATCGACTTGACTTGGGCCATTCTTGTTTATTACGTCCGTCAGCTCTGTCAAGGTGGTTACGTATGGCTCTGGCTTGTTATGAATGTTACCTCAACTTCTGTTTGCCAGCTACCAGATAAATAACTACTGCCCTGCTCCTGTGCTTAACAGCGGGTTGAACAGCAGGTGTCGCTTCCCATAGTTTTGGTAACAGGGAGCTAGTGTTACCAGCTAAATTGCAGCaaattaaaatgctgttaaaaaggaATACAAGGAGCTTCCAACGTAGGGCAGGTGAAAATAGGAATACTATATAAGATAGGTGAGCAGGTACCTCAGAGCATATGATAAGCTAAATGAACAAGCTAGTGTGTGAGAGCTTGGTAACCTGTCGTACCATTCCCGTTTTGGGTGGTTAAATATTAGttaaaagaaacacattttcttaaagtgcaaaaaaacaaaccttcATTTTCCCCAATCTATCTCTTCATGCCTTTTTCAGCTAAATAAGCTGGACAGTAATTTTATTGGATTTGGCACAGTACATTTTTGTGGCATTACTTTGGAATATAACACCAAGAACAGGTAGCTGAAGCTGTAATCATATATAGGAATTACTTTCATTCCTTTGAAGGCAATGGTATTTAGACTAGAATCTTACTGGCTGAATGCAAAGGCTCAGCCTGATTTGAGGGATCCTTCTTCAGCTGGGTCCCCTTCCCCTCTATGTAGCgttttcagggagctggaggagCGAGGAGGGAGTTTGCTTCCATCAGCCCAGCtgcacacctaaatctggatccaaccttgtaCTGgatcgtgtttttttttaaaaaaatggcaaggtGCCAGAGGTGAGGATGCTTTTCATCCTGACAGCAGATTAAAATTTCCAAAATGGGGAtccaacatttccccctttcttgttCTCAGCAACCCTAGGAGCAACTCTATGTAACCTGTAACCATCAGATAACTGACCTGTCCTCCCTCACTTCATCTTGAAACTCTGATCATGCAGACACTGTGATTTCACCACGAAGTCAGTTTTTCTGTCTTCCCTATTAcacccccactttttaaaataataataataataataattaacgtCTTGCTTAATTAAAAAATCTAGAGATTTCAAAAGCATCATTTTTGTCATATTTTGTTTGGCTTAATAAAGGTATACTAGTGTGGATTTAGGAATATATTCATTTGGACATTGTTTTATTAGAAAAgtagcctagaaatatttttaaaaataaatgtttacttAGAGGTCCCAGAGGGAATTCAAGAAAGTGAACTCAAGACAGTGCTTTAAAAtgtcacattaaaaaaataaacacattatTGAATGGATGAGGTCGATAGTTTAATGTTTAGACAAAGTATCTATAAGTTATTTTGCCTTGAGTAATCCCTTTGACTACCCTGAATACAGCTTGCAGGGCAAGGTTTGTCTAATCATGGCATGGCTGTTAGGTTGCATTATTGCAATAAACCCCCACAATATTCAATTCAAGATTTAAAAAGGACTCACACATTCATGTACATTATTCAATTTTTCCACAGTAAATTTTTGTACATGTGGAATGTGACAAGTGAATGTTGAGTACAAGTGAAGTGATGTGAAGTGTAAGGAAAATTTTATCTGttcattcgtgtgtgtgtgtgtgtgtgtgttatcaccTGATACAGCCATCAGCTGACGAACATCCATGTGTGAACCCGCCGAAATTCATTACGATTTGGGTGCCTTGTTAGATGCTGGTTACTGTTTCGTCTGTTGTCTCGGAAACAAGATCAAGCGTTGAGTGCAGCGAATCCACTGCCCAGTACCGTGACTTCTCACTTCCGTACAGTCGGGCAGTCATTCTTTCCCATCAACCTCGAGGAGAGCAGTAAGAGAGTTTGTCGAAGGGGTGGAACTCCCAAGAGATTAGTTCTTTCTCGGCAGCCCAGCATTATGATTCCCAACTGCGCCCTCTGTTTTTCTGCTAGCCGGATTTTCTAGCATAGGGACAACAAAGCCGCTGTCCGCTCTTGAAAACTGCATTTGAAGGATTGGGGGAAGGAGTGAGAGTTGCTGCGTTCAGGAAATGAAGCGGGAAGTCTGATCGAAAACGGCACGCACAAAAGGCGGCTAAGCTAGAAAGAAGGTAACGCTTTCTTATCCCTTCTAATTGGTTTGATGTTTAAGTTGCCAAAATAATTAAGGATAGTGGTACTAGCTAGAATGGCACTTACAGTGAAAAGGtaattttggttttaatttttttatataatataaacaataactatATATTTCTAAACCATGGAGGGTATTCTTTAAGCAATTAGCTTACACATTGTATCAAGACAGGCTGCGCTATTAATGGAATGTTTACAATATTTCCTAGCCCATACATTTTTCTAAAGTAATTTGGATGGCAGTAAGCCCTGGTAGATTTTGAAAGATACAGGCTAATTGTGTAGTCGTGGCTAAAGAGAAATAAGTCTGATTATGACCTTACAAATTTGTACATACAGTTTCATGCTGGTACACAAGGATATGTATATTTTGTAATGAATGAATGTTTTTGTTCCAATGTTTTTTTCAATGTGCGCGTTGAGAACTGCGATGAAAAATATACTGACATCGTGATTCCCAAATTACAAAATATGTACATAGTTCTACACAAGTGTGAACCTGTAGTGAAACTGGTAGTTATAAGCATAGGGGCAAGTACTGCCAGATGTCCCTTATTTCAAGGGGTATTACTTTATTTTGAATAATTTACTCTTTTTTCAGACTATCACAACATCATATATCGCAAAGGAAGTGACCTTGTTTCACAAACTGTTAGAAGCAGTGTCACTTGCAGTGTTAGGCTCCTGCTATGATAAACTATCACTTGTTCATACTGCTTGCTTCCATTGATGGAAGCTTCCATGCCAGTAATTGTCCTCTTATACAACCAGGCTTTTATGTGATAGCAGCCATTATAAGATGATAAACATGGACAGGTCCAAggttttgccccctcccccactgaaaGGTGTTTAAATTATCCCAATGTGTAATTGCATAATAATATATGGTAAAAGATATATAGTACTTTTAGGATTTTCTGGCATGCTAGTAAATATAATTGGTTAGGTGTCATGAGGATTCTCACTCCACAAGTTTTCAGTGGTATAATGACAGAAGCCCCAATCCAGTTCTAGTTGCAAGCACCTGGTTGCATGTAACAATAAATGGGccttgcagggccggtgctaccatagaggccacttaggcagccgcctagagcaccaagctaagaggaggggcgccgggcgcagtgcagcactcacggcccgaggattcagctgggcctgggcgggtgagatggtgccctgcgcccgcccagccgaagcgaagccagggatgctggggtgggggtggggcggctccacgttcggacttccggaacgcgcccggaaaagagagagagagagagagaatgtatgggtgaatggggtgcatgaggtctttgagtgaatgcatgtgttcatgcgtgtgtttgtttggagtgagtgatgctgagtgtgcatgtgcacgcacgtgtgtgagttgggggggatgatttggaggtgatattcctgttaaataatgcattttagacccatagacattcctttccaatttgtttgctataattggcatgacgtatttcttgcactttaaaataaatttagcggtttcaagttttgtgcttcttattttttccaggaaacatatgttcttaaaaatcaaagttgacattttttggggtgtgtgtgtgtgaaagtagctcaccttgcctagggcgcaaaacagtctggcaccagccctggggccTGGATGGGGGAGTGCATATTTTACATGCACAGAAGGCTGTAAAATATTCTAAAACTCTGGTTTTGCTTTCAGactctctcttctcccttccaTAAGTGTAACTATGAGGGGTGCTTAACTGTCTTTTAAAAGAGAGCAGAATGACAATAAGATGAGGCATTTATAATCTACCAAATGAATCTAAGAGTG
This window encodes:
- the BET1L gene encoding BET1-like protein — translated: MADWGRGQNASAVDDMLDVENKHMTENLATKVTRLKSLALDIDKDVDDQNHYLDGVDSDFMSVTGLLTGSVKRFSTMTRSGRDNRKLLCYVSAGLIVVFFILYYLVTRART